A portion of the Pleuronectes platessa chromosome 15, fPlePla1.1, whole genome shotgun sequence genome contains these proteins:
- the LOC128457314 gene encoding uncharacterized protein LOC128457314, which yields MAQQEVHLDRERFCCSICLDLLKDPLTTVCGHSYCKSCINTHWDNGEERGSYSCPQCRQTFTPRPVLGRNTMLADLVEELKKTGLQAAPADHCYAGPEDVACDVCTGRKLKALKSCLNCLASYCEKHLQPHLQSAAFKKHKLVEPSEKLQENICSRHDEVMKMLCCTDQQCICYLCSVDEHKDHDTVSAAAERTERQRELGLRRQTIQQRVQDTEKDLKLLQQEEEALNGSADKAVEDSEEIFTEMIRQLEKRSSDVKQQIRSQQETEVSRVRELQERLEQEITELKRKDQELKQLSDTEDHNQFLHNYPSLSPLSGSTHSSSFRIRTLRYFEDVTAAVSQVRGRLQDILSETETEILQIVSQVDVLLPQLEPETRADFLRYSQEITLDPNTANKYLLLSEGNRKVTRMRKDQSYSDHPDRFTDWPQVLSRESLTGRCYLEVKVRGEVGVAVTYKNISKVGKSRESLFGFNDKSWSLNCNVNSYIFYYNNIRTPVSGPVSSRVGVFLDHSAGVLSFYSVSDTMTLLHRVQTTFTQPLYAGVCVYQGSTAEFCKLPVNNKLGTVGAESLQGVNERGRSRDLFLFRGSEPVLQSLAAAEMAQQEIQVDRERFCCSICLDLLKDPVTTGCGHSYCKSCINTHWDKGEERGSYSCPQCRQTFTPRPVLEKNTMLADLVEDLKKTGLQASPADHCYTGPEDVACDFCTGRKLKALKSCLNCLASYCEKHLQPHLQAAPLKKHKLVDPSEKLQENICSRHDEVMKMFCRTDQQCICYLCSVEEHKDHDTVSAAAERTERQRELGLRRQTIQQRVQDTEKDLKLLQQEEEALNGSADKAVEDSEEIFTEMIRLLEKRSSDVKQQIRSQQETEVSRVRELQERLEQEITELKRKDQELKQLSDTEDHNQFLHNYPSLSPLSGSTHSSSFRIRPLRDFEDVTAAVSQVRGRLQDILSETETEILQIVSQVDVLLPQPEPETRADFLRYSQEITLDPNTAHKRLLLSEGNRKVTCMSKDQSYSDHPDRFTVWPQVLSRESLTGRCYLEVKVRGEVGVAVTYKNISRAGHSLECLFGYNDKSWMIYYGGNSYNFYYNSIQTPVSGPVSSRVGVYLDNSAGVLSFYRVSDTMTLLHRVQTTFTQPLYAGIGIGSGAAAEFCKLK from the exons atggcgcagcaagAAGTTCAcctggacagagaaagattttgctgttcgatctgtctggatctactgaaggatccgttgactactgtctgtggacacagctactgtaagagctgtattaacacccactgggacaatggggaagagagaggaagctacagctgtcctcagtgtagacagaccttcacaccgaggcctgtcctggggagaaacaccatgttagctgatttagtggaggagctgaagaagactggactccaagctgctcctgctgatcactgctatgctggacctgaagatgtggcctgtgatgtctgcactgggagaaaactgaaagctctcaagtcctgtttgaattgtttggcctcttattgtgaaaaacacctccagcctcatcttcagtcagctgCATTTAAGAAGCataagctggtggagccctcggagaagctccaggagaacatctgctctcgtcacgacgaggtgatgaagatgctctgctgcactgatcagcagtgtatctgttatctctgctctgtggatgaacataaagaccacgacacagtgtcagctgcagcagaaaggactgagaggcagagagagctcgggctgaggagacaaacaatccagcagagagtccaggacacagagaaagacctgaagctgcttcaacaggaggaggaggccctcaatggctctgctgataaagcagtggaggacagtgaggagatcttcactgagatgatccgtcagctggagaaaagaagctctgatgtgaagcagcagatcagatcccagcaggaaactgaagtgagtcgagtcagagagcttcaggagagactggagcaggagatcactgagctgaagaggaaagaccaggaactgaagcagctctcagacacagaggatcacaaccagtttctacacaactacccctcactgtcaccactcagtggatctacacactcatctAGCTTCAGGATCCGTACTCTGAGgtactttgaggacgtgacagcagctgtgtcccaggtcagaggtcgactacaggacattctgagtgagacagagacagagattttacagattgtgtctcaagtggatgttttactgccacaactagagccagagaccagagctgacttcttaagatattcacaggaaatcacactggatccaaacacagcaaacaaatatctgttattatctgagggaaacagaaaagtaacacgTATGAGGAAAGATCAGTCTTATtctgatcacccagacagattcactgattggcctcaggtcctgagtagagagagtctgactggacgctGTTACTtggaggtgaaggtgagaggagaagttggtgtagcagtcacatacaagaatatcagcaAAGTAGGAAAATCACGTGAAAGTTTATTTGGattcaatgataaatcttggtcattaAATTGTAATGTAAACAGTTATATCTTTTATTACAACAACATCaggactccagtgtcaggtcctgtgtcctccagagtaggagtgttcctggatcacagtgcaggtgttctgtccttctacagcgtatctgacaccatgactctcctccacagagtccagaccacattcactcagcctctctatgctggagtttgtgtttatcaaggatccacagctgagttctgtaaactc ccagtgaacaacaagctgggaactgtgggagctgagtcactgcagggagtgaacgagagagggaggagcagagatctatttctgttcagaggaagtgaacctgttcttcagtctctggcagcagctgaaatggcgcagcaggaaattcaagtggacagagaaagattctgctgttcaatctgtctggatctactgaaggatccggtgactactggttgtggacacagctactgtaagagctgtattaacacccactgggacaaaggggaggagagaggaagctacagctgtcctcagtgtagacagaccttcacaccgaggcctgtcctggagaaaaacaccatgttagctgatttagtggaggatctgaagaagactggactccaagcttctcctgctgatcactgctatactggacctgaagatgtggcctgtgatttctgcactgggagaaaactgaaagctctcaagtcctgtttgaattgtttggcctcttattgtgaaaaacacctccagcctcatcttcaggcagctccattgaagaagcacaagctggtggacccctcggagaagctccaggagaacatctgctctcgtcacgacgaggtgatgaagatgttctgccgcactgatcagcagtgtatctgttatctctgctctgtggaggaacataaagaccacgacacagtgtcagctgcagcagaaaggactgagaggcagagagagctcgggctgaggagacaaacaatccagcagagagtccaggacacagagaaagacctgaagctgcttcaacaggaggaggaggccctcaatggctctgctgataaagcagtggaggacagtgaggagatcttcactgagatgatccgtctgctggagaaaagaagctctgatgtgaagcagcagatcagatcccagcaggaaactgaagtgagtcgagtcagagagcttcaggagagactggagcaggagatcactgagctgaagaggaaagaccaggaactgaagcagctctcagacacagaggatcacaaccagtttctacacaactacccctcactgtcaccactcagtggatctacacactcatccagcttcaggatccgtcctctgagggactttgaggacgtgacagcagctgtgtcccaggtcagaggtcgactacaggacattctgagtgagacagagacagagattttacagattgtgtctcaagtggatgttttactgccacaaccagagccagagaccagagctgacttcttaagatattcacaggaaatcacactggatccaaacacagcacacaaacgtctgttattatctgagggaaacagaaaagtaacatgtATGAGTAAAGATCAGTCTTATtctgatcacccagacagattcactgtttggcctcaggtcctgagtagagagagtctgactggacgctGTTACTtggaggtgaaggtgagaggagaagttggtgtagcagtcacatacaagaatatcagcagagcaggacaCTCACTTGAATGTTTATTTGGAtacaatgataaatcttggatGATATATTATGGTGGAAACAGTTATAACTTTTATTACAACAGCATCcagactccagtgtcaggtcctgtgtcctccagagtaggagtgtacctggataacagtgcaggtgttctgtccttctacagagtctctgacaccatgactctcctccacagagtccagaccacattcactcagcctctctatgctgggaTTGGGATTGgttctggagctgcagctgagttctgtaaactcaaatag